A genomic segment from Oncorhynchus keta strain PuntledgeMale-10-30-2019 chromosome 9, Oket_V2, whole genome shotgun sequence encodes:
- the LOC118387873 gene encoding disabled homolog 2-like isoform X1 → MSTEMESVAPVVPDAPSSTPASTTSPPTTPSTAPAKTPFKKEKKKAPEKTDEYLLSRFQGDGVRYKAKLIGIDYVPEARGDKMSQDSMMKLKGMAIASRSQGKHKQRIWVNISMSGIKIIDEKTGVIEHEHIVNKISFIARDVTDNRAFGYVCGAEGQHQFFAIKTGQQAEPLVIDLKDLFQVIFNVKKSEASQKGGSNNAVVENGGDALLSIDGQAGAAKEVQQLDLFGDMSTPPDIHSPTDTSDILLLDLSAEVDSNQNCIKGNPFTSCTPHPWGAPQTENPFSSTFGFFPTPDTDPFGNDPLAQSAPPHSLISAPSTNHIQESSVNFLGRPIGSGVGLTEDSDNFGQQLSGLSNRNMILALSNGQWPLGGVMTEESRVPVQNGLGSVHSPQNPFLDVSGKSPLLCKDVMFDPQLPAPVGPSKDGSVVISPPPQSTKAGRGRRSAKSPPANDLFGTDPYAALSQPECSSASDDLFNSPTTTSPIAALGALQLGPPSVTIHGTATSPWGVPAPGPSMFTMPGGVTLHNPQTTFPQPSAFGALPIPPPPWGQQAPSPYGAQPVTQPWGQPAPAGPMVAPGWGQPPMANPFQPGPYAMMGGPPQGMPQGPPRPPPRPPIKEAPAKVEPSAFTALDPLGGEKEKKSGKDMFKDFQIAKPPAIPARKGEQAPGAAPSTNGDGAFAQYFSSKVGMLQEVADHDDFEIQSQISAVANDSSKPAPRQAAPMSSAAAPVPGLLDAFAPNPAPGLAPATGLNQSLFDDAFGTATPNAFGAPLLAMNTPVAQTTGISDPFGDPFGNPFA, encoded by the exons ATGTCTACTGAAATGGAGAGCGTTGCACCCGTGGTCCCGGATGCCCCCTCCAGCACCCCCGCCTCCACAACCAGCCCTCCCACCACACCATCCACAGCACCAGCCAAGACCCCCTttaagaaagagaagaagaaag CTCCAGAGAAGACTGATGAGTACCTGCTGTCAAGGTTCCAGGGTGATGGTGTGCGGTACAAGGCCAAGCTGATCGGTATCGACTATGTTCCAGAGGCCCGAGGGGACAAGATGAGCCAGGACTCCATGATGAAACTCAAG GGCATGGCAATAGCTTCTCGGTCCCAGGGCAAACACAAGCAAAGGATCTGGGTCAACATATCCATGTCAGGCATCAAGATCATTGATGAGAAAACAGGG gtGATAGAACACGAGCACATAGTGAATAAGATCTCGTTCATCGCCAGAGACGTAACGGATAACAGGGCCTTCGGCTACGTGTGTGGGGCAGAGGGACAGCACCAGTTCTTCGCCATAAAGACTGGCCAGCAG GCAGAGCCCCTGGTCATTGACCTAAAGGATCTATTCCAGGTCATCTTCAACGTGAAGAAGTCCGAGGCTTCACAGAAG GGTGGGAGTAATAATGCGGTAGTTGAG AATGGTGGTGATGCCTTGCTCAGTATCGATGGCCAGGCTGGCGCTGCCAAA GAGGTGCAACAGCTGGATTTATTTGGTGATATGTCCACCCCCCCAGACATCCACTCTCCTACA GATACTAGTGATATTCTATTGCTGGATCTGTCAGCCGAGGTTGACAGCAATCAGAACTGTATAAAGGGAAATCCCTTCACCTCCTGTACACCTCACCCTTGGGGCGCCCCCCAGACAGAGAACCCCTTCTCCTCCACGTTTGGCTTCTTTCCAACCCCAGACACGGACCCTTTTGGCAATGACCCCCTTGCCCAATCAGCACCCCCCCATTCTCTGATCTCAGCCCCCTCCACCAATCACATCCAAGAAAGCTCTGTTAACTTCTTGGGTAGGCCAATCGGGAGCGGAGTTGGTCTTACAGAAGACTCTGACAACTTCGGTCAGCAGTTGAGCGGGTTGTCCAATAGGAACATGATCCTGGCTCTTAGTAATGGCCAGTGGCCACTAGGGGGAGTGATGACAGAAGAGAGCAGGGTTCCTGTCCAGAATGGTTTGGGATCTGTGCACTCACCACAGAACCCCTTTCTTGACGTTTCTGGGAAAAGTCCTCTCCTTTGTAAAGACGTGATGTTCGATCCACAACTCCCTGCCCCTGTGGGTCCTAGCAAGGATGGTTCGGTTGTGATAAGCCCCCCTCCACAGAGCACTAAGGCTGGACGAGGTCGGAGGAGTGCCAAG TCTCCTCCTGCCAATGACCTGTTTGGGACCGACCCATATGCTGCTCTCAGTCAGCCTGAATGCTCATCTGCCTCTGATGACCTCTTCAACAGTCCGACCACCACCTCTCCCATAGCAGCTCTGG gaGCATTGCAGTTGGGTCCCCCTTCAGTCACCATTCATGGCACAGCCACATCACCGTGGGGAGTCCCAGCACCAGGACCTTCCATGTTCACCATGCCAGGAGGGGTAACACTCCACAACCCCCAGACCACCTTCCCCCAGCCATCTGCCTTCGGTGCCCTTCCTATACCCCCGCCCCCCTGGGGCCAGCAGGCTCCATCCCCGTATGGGGCCCAGCCGGTCACCCAGCCTTGGGGACAGCCTGCTCCTGCAGGGCCCATGGTTGCACCTGGCTGGGGCCAGCCCCCCATGGCTAACCCCTTCCAACCCGGCCCTTATGCCATGATGGGAGGCCCTCCACAGGGTATGCCACAAGGTCCACCCCGGCCACCACCCCGGCCCCCAATCAAGGAGGCCCCAGCCAAGGTAGAACCCAGTGCCTTCACGGCTCTGGACCCCctgggaggggagaaggagaagaagagtggGAAGGACATGTTCAAGGACTTCCAGATTGCCAAACCTCCAGCCATCCCGGCCAGGAAGGGGGAGCAAGCTCCTGGAGCCGCCCCCAGCACTAATGGGGATGGCGCATTTGCCCAGTACTTCTCCAGCAAAGTGGGCATGCTCCAGGAGGTTGCGGATCACGACGACTTTGAAATTCAGAGTCAGATTTCAGCGGTTGCCAATG ACTCATCCAAACCAGCCCCACGGCAAGCTGCTCCCATGTCTTCTGCAGCGGCCCCTGTTCCAGGGCTCCTGGATGCCTTTGCCCCAAATCCAGCCCCAGGCCTGGCTCCAGCAACAGGTCTCAACCAGAGCCTATTTGATGATGCATTTGGCACTGCAACTCCTAATGCCTTTGGAGCACCACTCCTAGCAATG AacactcctgttgcccagaccACTGGCATCTCGGATCCCTTCGGAGACCCCTTTGGAAACCCCTTTGCCTAA
- the LOC118387873 gene encoding disabled homolog 2-like isoform X2, which produces MSTEMESVAPVVPDAPSSTPASTTSPPTTPSTAPAKTPFKKEKKKAPEKTDEYLLSRFQGDGVRYKAKLIGIDYVPEARGDKMSQDSMMKLKGMAIASRSQGKHKQRIWVNISMSGIKIIDEKTGVIEHEHIVNKISFIARDVTDNRAFGYVCGAEGQHQFFAIKTGQQAEPLVIDLKDLFQVIFNVKKSEASQKGGSNNAVVENGGDALLSIDGQAGAAKEVQQLDLFGDMSTPPDIHSPTSPPANDLFGTDPYAALSQPECSSASDDLFNSPTTTSPIAALGALQLGPPSVTIHGTATSPWGVPAPGPSMFTMPGGVTLHNPQTTFPQPSAFGALPIPPPPWGQQAPSPYGAQPVTQPWGQPAPAGPMVAPGWGQPPMANPFQPGPYAMMGGPPQGMPQGPPRPPPRPPIKEAPAKVEPSAFTALDPLGGEKEKKSGKDMFKDFQIAKPPAIPARKGEQAPGAAPSTNGDGAFAQYFSSKVGMLQEVADHDDFEIQSQISAVANDSSKPAPRQAAPMSSAAAPVPGLLDAFAPNPAPGLAPATGLNQSLFDDAFGTATPNAFGAPLLAMNTPVAQTTGISDPFGDPFGNPFA; this is translated from the exons ATGTCTACTGAAATGGAGAGCGTTGCACCCGTGGTCCCGGATGCCCCCTCCAGCACCCCCGCCTCCACAACCAGCCCTCCCACCACACCATCCACAGCACCAGCCAAGACCCCCTttaagaaagagaagaagaaag CTCCAGAGAAGACTGATGAGTACCTGCTGTCAAGGTTCCAGGGTGATGGTGTGCGGTACAAGGCCAAGCTGATCGGTATCGACTATGTTCCAGAGGCCCGAGGGGACAAGATGAGCCAGGACTCCATGATGAAACTCAAG GGCATGGCAATAGCTTCTCGGTCCCAGGGCAAACACAAGCAAAGGATCTGGGTCAACATATCCATGTCAGGCATCAAGATCATTGATGAGAAAACAGGG gtGATAGAACACGAGCACATAGTGAATAAGATCTCGTTCATCGCCAGAGACGTAACGGATAACAGGGCCTTCGGCTACGTGTGTGGGGCAGAGGGACAGCACCAGTTCTTCGCCATAAAGACTGGCCAGCAG GCAGAGCCCCTGGTCATTGACCTAAAGGATCTATTCCAGGTCATCTTCAACGTGAAGAAGTCCGAGGCTTCACAGAAG GGTGGGAGTAATAATGCGGTAGTTGAG AATGGTGGTGATGCCTTGCTCAGTATCGATGGCCAGGCTGGCGCTGCCAAA GAGGTGCAACAGCTGGATTTATTTGGTGATATGTCCACCCCCCCAGACATCCACTCTCCTACA TCTCCTCCTGCCAATGACCTGTTTGGGACCGACCCATATGCTGCTCTCAGTCAGCCTGAATGCTCATCTGCCTCTGATGACCTCTTCAACAGTCCGACCACCACCTCTCCCATAGCAGCTCTGG gaGCATTGCAGTTGGGTCCCCCTTCAGTCACCATTCATGGCACAGCCACATCACCGTGGGGAGTCCCAGCACCAGGACCTTCCATGTTCACCATGCCAGGAGGGGTAACACTCCACAACCCCCAGACCACCTTCCCCCAGCCATCTGCCTTCGGTGCCCTTCCTATACCCCCGCCCCCCTGGGGCCAGCAGGCTCCATCCCCGTATGGGGCCCAGCCGGTCACCCAGCCTTGGGGACAGCCTGCTCCTGCAGGGCCCATGGTTGCACCTGGCTGGGGCCAGCCCCCCATGGCTAACCCCTTCCAACCCGGCCCTTATGCCATGATGGGAGGCCCTCCACAGGGTATGCCACAAGGTCCACCCCGGCCACCACCCCGGCCCCCAATCAAGGAGGCCCCAGCCAAGGTAGAACCCAGTGCCTTCACGGCTCTGGACCCCctgggaggggagaaggagaagaagagtggGAAGGACATGTTCAAGGACTTCCAGATTGCCAAACCTCCAGCCATCCCGGCCAGGAAGGGGGAGCAAGCTCCTGGAGCCGCCCCCAGCACTAATGGGGATGGCGCATTTGCCCAGTACTTCTCCAGCAAAGTGGGCATGCTCCAGGAGGTTGCGGATCACGACGACTTTGAAATTCAGAGTCAGATTTCAGCGGTTGCCAATG ACTCATCCAAACCAGCCCCACGGCAAGCTGCTCCCATGTCTTCTGCAGCGGCCCCTGTTCCAGGGCTCCTGGATGCCTTTGCCCCAAATCCAGCCCCAGGCCTGGCTCCAGCAACAGGTCTCAACCAGAGCCTATTTGATGATGCATTTGGCACTGCAACTCCTAATGCCTTTGGAGCACCACTCCTAGCAATG AacactcctgttgcccagaccACTGGCATCTCGGATCCCTTCGGAGACCCCTTTGGAAACCCCTTTGCCTAA